Proteins found in one Anas platyrhynchos isolate ZD024472 breed Pekin duck chromosome 18, IASCAAS_PekinDuck_T2T, whole genome shotgun sequence genomic segment:
- the AKNA gene encoding microtubule organization protein AKNA isoform X2 produces MASSAPWLRWAQTELGTGCEELKRWEEEEEEEEEDFGRHMDENGVIGLGDDGLGAVTSRPGSSHFGEAPAGSMDLSDLQDSGSEEWGREDAGSPPSGDGEDLEGSPVEPARWHPRQELTEEEEEEEEGEDEEEEERGSSMEDERLEGPWGAESDGELHPEARPLHKAPGVTTDGGDTSGPSDTSPGPATPPRRRRGWGWAGATHGSRRQGWGPSQSHSAPQNPAGSRAEPDHKPLGSPQTPHQRPRVPEPGRLSRSLSPRRHGGAKKLKETPEGCRYGRGQLNHPLPDLSKVEARVKFDQSYRPPPSRALPARARTPGGPLVPKSPAEIVREVLLSSGEGAPTQPPAPPGVPQELRSPRQATALVQQLQEDYHKLLTKYAEAENTIDQLRLGAKVSLYADPPRASRSAHAGTLGSGCRVMAFSIPRASTATVSTAPNPNPNPAPTPPLSVNGDLGPAEWGMSQRPCSPFSSSGGCPTCVGQCRCLGPQLTQTLAGQTRKLQAQVESFESWLHAGSAVPQEQLQRFRRLKAAQDALERAYLRAREEHGQQQQHPAASGDFDPERAVEGEIFCLGMRLEELKERLERAARPPGSPHPQLSPAVTEGPPSTQGTSGDGEVVAGGLPRPLWHKQHRAEEDFGDLLEQYQHFKSLPASLSLERLSLVGSGSLEEADGPVEGDGGPRQVPCRAQSLEEGTDLETSPSPPPQRRAVPLPHRDPLRLEGTHGHHQEPPAAPRPPPPVLPDPLPPRVLPSRHSSGAGSAGTQRRPLKPCHQLLQEQRMVSPETDSGFVGSEASRVSPLVRTPEHRPLGTGTPGSLGPPAPIPAPLRPTQQKDAQPLPPEKKLLGTYPSPGHVPPRGSVEGPSLPPSTASHSSSPQLWAESPGSKLGPHGAGGERPAPGTAPRPPPPPSPPPAPSPAHSDSEGGGRSCASACSPLPGGGTASPSPALAPCDLLGSRVERDQAIRALQDEVWRLRRRLEESLRRSRSYPEGKTPPRGTQARRQPVASGPSSPQDTAPTGEPSPPARGRVAPPAVTRGRSASLPRDRTELDLSSELGHSLAGHRDGWHQGTPAAQKRSRSPPGTGTVRGQYTGTRYRVPPPGTPAPRGEPSTPGCPQCHGSRMAPAGPTTGDAVRQPQQSTPRTRRCPTCRAPRAGPTASSRDGAAHELGTDATSLPGSRPRAEPPEQPGLWYLAGGPPVGYLAPVPLVPYAPPLLYCSPAVPTSAPTPPPCPPPGLPLADLEELQRSLGRAVAAAQRARSSTKRLGRSLAAELSRARGLRGSCLF; encoded by the exons ATGGCCAGCTCGGCGCCGTGGCTGCGCTGGGCACAGACGGAGCTGGGCACCGGCTGCGAGGAGCTGAAgcgctgggaggaggaggaggaggaggaggaggaagatttTGGGAGACACATGGACGAGAACGGTGTCATCGGCCTGGGGGACGACGGGCTGGGGGCTGTCACCAGCCGGCCGGGGAGCTCGCATTTTGGGGAGGCACCTGCTGGCAGCATGGACCTCAGCGACCTGCAGGACTCGGGCTCGGAGGAGTGGGGCCGGGAGGATGCCGGGAGCCCCCCATCGG GTGATGGCGAGGACCTGGAGGGGTCCCCAGTGGAGCCGGCTCGCTGGCACCCACGGCAGGAGCTGaccgaggaagaggaggaggaggaggaaggggaggatgaggaggaggaggagcggggcAGCTCCATGGAGGATGAGCGGCTGGAGGGGCCCTGGGGGGCAGAGAGCGATGGGGAGCTGCACCCCGAGGCGAGGCCCCTCCACAAGGCCCCGGGTGTCACCACGGATGGCGGGGACACCTCGGGGCCTTCGGAcaccagccccggccccgccaccCCCCCAAGACgccgccggggctggggctgggccggGGCCACCCATGGGAGccgcaggcagggctggggccccAGCCAGAGCCACTCAGCGCCCCAAAACCCCGccggcagcagggctgagcccgACCACAAGCCTTTGGGGAGCCCCCAGACCCCGCACCAGAGGCCCCGAGTGCCCGAGCCCGGCCGGCTGTCGCGGTCCCTGAGCCCCCGGCGGCACGGCGGTGCCAAAAAGCTGAAGGAGACCCCCGAAGGCTGCCGGTACGGCCGGGGGCAGCTCAACCACCCCCTGCCCGACCTCTCCAAGGTGGAGGCGCGGGTGAAGTTCGACCAGAGCTACCGCCCGCCgcccagcagagccctgcccGCCCGCGCCAGGACCCCGGGCGGCCCCCtggtccccaaatcccccgcCGAAATCGTGCGGgaggtgctgctgagcagcggggagggggccCCGACGcagccccccgcgccccccggcgTGCCGCAGGAGCTCAGGTCCCCCCGGCAGGCCACGGCGCtggtgcagcagctgcag GAGGACTACCACAAGCTGCTGACCAAGTACGCCGAGGCCGAAAACACCATCGACCAGCTGCGGCTGGGTGCCAAG gtgagcctttacgccgACCCGCCCCGCGCCAGCCGCAGCGCCCACGCCGGCACCCTGGGCAGCGGCTGCAGGGTGATGGCCTTCAGCATCCCGCGGGCCAGCACGGCCACCGTCAGCACGGCCCCAAACCCGAACCCGAATCCAGCCCCGACCCCACCGCTCTCAGTGAATGGAG ATCTGGGACCGGCTGAATGGGGGATGTCCCAGCGGCCCtgctcccccttctcctcctcggGGGGCTGCCCCACATGTGTGGGGCAGTGCCGGTGCCTGGGGCCGCAGCTCACGCAGACGCTGGCAGGGCAGACCCGCAAGCTTCAGGCACAG GTGGAGTCCTTCGAGAGCTGGCTCCATGCAGGGAGCGCGGTGCcgcaggagcagctccag CGGTTCCGGCGGCTGAAGGCGGCGCAGGACGCGCTGGAGCGGGCGTACCTGCGGGCACGGGAGGAgcacgggcagcagcagcagcaccccgcaGCCTCGGGGGACTTCGACCCGGAGCG CGCGGTGGAAGGGGAAATATTCTGCCTGGGGATGCGCCTGGAGGAGCTGAAGGAGCGGCTGGAGCGAGCAGCGCGCCCCCCGGGCTCCCCGCACCCCCAGCTGAGCCCAGCGGTCACCGAGggtccccccagcacccaggggaCATCGGGGGACGGCGAGGTGGTGGCAGgggggctgccccggcccctctgGCACAAGCAGCACCGAGCAGAGGAGGACTTTGGGGACCTGCTGGAGCA GTACCAGCACTTCAAGTCCTTGCCGGCATCGCTGAGCCTGGAGCGCCTGAGCCTGGTGGGCAGCGGCTCCCTGGAGGAGGCGGATGGCCCTGTGGAAGGGGACGGTGGCCCCAGGCAGGTCCCCTGCAGGGCACAGTCACTGGAGGAGGGCACCGACCTCGAGACCTCCCCCTC cccccccccgcaGAGGAGAGCCGTGCCGCTGCCCCACAGGGACCCCCTGCGGCTGGAGGGGACCCATGGCCACCACCAGgagcccccagctgccccccggCCGCCACCACCGGTGCTCCCCGATCCCCTGCCACCGCGGGTGCTCCCATCCCGGCACAGCAGTGGGGCGGGCAGCGCTGGCACCCAGCGCCGACCCCTCAAGCCCTGCCACCAG TTGTTGCAGGAGCAGCGCATGGTGTCGCCGGAGACGGACAGCGGCTTCGTGGGCTCGGAGGCCAGCCGGGTGTCCCCGCTGGTGCGCACCCCCGAGCATCGCCCCCTGGGCACCGG GACGCCAGGCTCGCTGGGACCACCCGCCCCCATCCCCGCACCTCTCCGTCCAACGCAGCAGAAGGATGCGCAGCCGCTGCCCCCCGAGAAGAAGCTGTTGGGCACCTACCCGTCCCCTGGGCACGTGCCCCCCCGGGGCAGCGTTGAGGGGCCCAGcctgccccccagcaccgcctcgcacagcagctccccccagctctGGGCCGAGAGCCCGGGCAGCAAGCTGGGACCCCACGGTGCCGGCGGTGAGCGGCCAGCCCCCGGCactgccccgcgccccccgccaCCACCTTCACCgcctcctgccccctccccagctcacaGCGACTcggagggggggggcaggagctgcgccagcgcctgcagccccctgcccggggggggcaccgccTCGCCATCCCCTGCCCTGGCTCCCTGCGACCTGCTGGGCTCCCGCGTGGAGCGCGA ccaggCCATCCGGGCGCTGCAGGACGAGGTGTGGCGGCTGCGGCGGAGGCTGGAGGAGAGCCTGCGCCGCTCCCGCAGCTACCCCGAAGGAAAGACCCCCCCACGGGGCACCCAGGCCAGGAGGCAGCCGGTGGCGAGTGGCCCCTCGTCCCCCCAGGACACAGCACCAACGGG GGAGCCGAGCCCCCCGGCACGGGGCAGGGTGGCCCCCCCTGCTGTGACAAGGGGCAGGTCGGCATCGCTGCCACGGGACAGGACCGAGCTGGACCTCA GCTCGGAGTTGGGCCACTCGCTGGCTGGGCACAGGGACGGGTGGCACCAGGGCACCCCGGCCGCACAGAAGCGCTCTCGGAGCCCCCCGGGCACGGGGACGGTGCGGGGGCAGTACACAG GGACGCGGTACCGGGTGCCACCGCCCGGCACCCCGGCACCCCGAGGAGAGCcgagcaccccggggtgcccccaGTGCCACGGGAGCAGGATGGCACCAG ccggACCCACGACGGGCGACGCCGTgcggcagccccagcagagcaCCCCCAGGACACGGCGCTGCCCCACGTGCCGGGCACCCCGAGCTGGCCCCACGGCGAGCAGCAGGGACGGAGCCGCACACG AGCTTGGCACCGATGCCACGTCCTTGCCAGGCTCCCGTCCCCGAGCCGAGCCGCCGGAGCAGCCGGGACTGTGGTACCTGGCAGGCGGCCCCCCCGTTGGATACCTCGCCCCCGTGCCCCTCGTGCCTTACGCGCCCCCCCTGCT CTACTGCTCCCCGGCTGTCCCTACCTCAGCCCCGACCCccccgccgtgcccccccccggggctgcccctggcggacctggaggagctgcagcgcTCCCTGGGCCGCGCCGTGGCCGCCGCTCAGCGCGCCAGGAGCAGCACCAAGAGGCTGGGCCGCTCCCTGGCCGCCGAGCTCAGCAGGGCGCGGGGCCTGCGGGGGTCCTGCCTCTTCTGA
- the AKNA gene encoding microtubule organization protein AKNA isoform X1 — MASSAPWLRWAQTELGTGCEELKRWEEEEEEEEEDFGRHMDENGVIGLGDDGLGAVTSRPGSSHFGEAPAGSMDLSDLQDSGSEEWGREDAGSPPSGDGEDLEGSPVEPARWHPRQELTEEEEEEEEGEDEEEEERGSSMEDERLEGPWGAESDGELHPEARPLHKAPGVTTDGGDTSGPSDTSPGPATPPRRRRGWGWAGATHGSRRQGWGPSQSHSAPQNPAGSRAEPDHKPLGSPQTPHQRPRVPEPGRLSRSLSPRRHGGAKKLKETPEGCRYGRGQLNHPLPDLSKVEARVKFDQSYRPPPSRALPARARTPGGPLVPKSPAEIVREVLLSSGEGAPTQPPAPPGVPQELRSPRQATALVQQLQEDYHKLLTKYAEAENTIDQLRLGAKVSLYADPPRASRSAHAGTLGSGCRVMAFSIPRASTATVSTAPNPNPNPAPTPPLSVNGDLGPAEWGMSQRPCSPFSSSGGCPTCVGQCRCLGPQLTQTLAGQTRKLQAQVESFESWLHAGSAVPQEQLQRFRRLKAAQDALERAYLRAREEHGQQQQHPAASGDFDPERAVEGEIFCLGMRLEELKERLERAARPPGSPHPQLSPAVTEGPPSTQGTSGDGEVVAGGLPRPLWHKQHRAEEDFGDLLEQYQHFKSLPASLSLERLSLVGSGSLEEADGPVEGDGGPRQVPCRAQSLEEGTDLETSPSPPPQRRAVPLPHRDPLRLEGTHGHHQEPPAAPRPPPPVLPDPLPPRVLPSRHSSGAGSAGTQRRPLKPCHQVSAGGGGSPLAVTLQGSPGGAGHPSRSQLLQEQRMVSPETDSGFVGSEASRVSPLVRTPEHRPLGTGTPGSLGPPAPIPAPLRPTQQKDAQPLPPEKKLLGTYPSPGHVPPRGSVEGPSLPPSTASHSSSPQLWAESPGSKLGPHGAGGERPAPGTAPRPPPPPSPPPAPSPAHSDSEGGGRSCASACSPLPGGGTASPSPALAPCDLLGSRVERDQAIRALQDEVWRLRRRLEESLRRSRSYPEGKTPPRGTQARRQPVASGPSSPQDTAPTGEPSPPARGRVAPPAVTRGRSASLPRDRTELDLSSELGHSLAGHRDGWHQGTPAAQKRSRSPPGTGTVRGQYTGTRYRVPPPGTPAPRGEPSTPGCPQCHGSRMAPAGPTTGDAVRQPQQSTPRTRRCPTCRAPRAGPTASSRDGAAHELGTDATSLPGSRPRAEPPEQPGLWYLAGGPPVGYLAPVPLVPYAPPLLYCSPAVPTSAPTPPPCPPPGLPLADLEELQRSLGRAVAAAQRARSSTKRLGRSLAAELSRARGLRGSCLF, encoded by the exons ATGGCCAGCTCGGCGCCGTGGCTGCGCTGGGCACAGACGGAGCTGGGCACCGGCTGCGAGGAGCTGAAgcgctgggaggaggaggaggaggaggaggaggaagatttTGGGAGACACATGGACGAGAACGGTGTCATCGGCCTGGGGGACGACGGGCTGGGGGCTGTCACCAGCCGGCCGGGGAGCTCGCATTTTGGGGAGGCACCTGCTGGCAGCATGGACCTCAGCGACCTGCAGGACTCGGGCTCGGAGGAGTGGGGCCGGGAGGATGCCGGGAGCCCCCCATCGG GTGATGGCGAGGACCTGGAGGGGTCCCCAGTGGAGCCGGCTCGCTGGCACCCACGGCAGGAGCTGaccgaggaagaggaggaggaggaggaaggggaggatgaggaggaggaggagcggggcAGCTCCATGGAGGATGAGCGGCTGGAGGGGCCCTGGGGGGCAGAGAGCGATGGGGAGCTGCACCCCGAGGCGAGGCCCCTCCACAAGGCCCCGGGTGTCACCACGGATGGCGGGGACACCTCGGGGCCTTCGGAcaccagccccggccccgccaccCCCCCAAGACgccgccggggctggggctgggccggGGCCACCCATGGGAGccgcaggcagggctggggccccAGCCAGAGCCACTCAGCGCCCCAAAACCCCGccggcagcagggctgagcccgACCACAAGCCTTTGGGGAGCCCCCAGACCCCGCACCAGAGGCCCCGAGTGCCCGAGCCCGGCCGGCTGTCGCGGTCCCTGAGCCCCCGGCGGCACGGCGGTGCCAAAAAGCTGAAGGAGACCCCCGAAGGCTGCCGGTACGGCCGGGGGCAGCTCAACCACCCCCTGCCCGACCTCTCCAAGGTGGAGGCGCGGGTGAAGTTCGACCAGAGCTACCGCCCGCCgcccagcagagccctgcccGCCCGCGCCAGGACCCCGGGCGGCCCCCtggtccccaaatcccccgcCGAAATCGTGCGGgaggtgctgctgagcagcggggagggggccCCGACGcagccccccgcgccccccggcgTGCCGCAGGAGCTCAGGTCCCCCCGGCAGGCCACGGCGCtggtgcagcagctgcag GAGGACTACCACAAGCTGCTGACCAAGTACGCCGAGGCCGAAAACACCATCGACCAGCTGCGGCTGGGTGCCAAG gtgagcctttacgccgACCCGCCCCGCGCCAGCCGCAGCGCCCACGCCGGCACCCTGGGCAGCGGCTGCAGGGTGATGGCCTTCAGCATCCCGCGGGCCAGCACGGCCACCGTCAGCACGGCCCCAAACCCGAACCCGAATCCAGCCCCGACCCCACCGCTCTCAGTGAATGGAG ATCTGGGACCGGCTGAATGGGGGATGTCCCAGCGGCCCtgctcccccttctcctcctcggGGGGCTGCCCCACATGTGTGGGGCAGTGCCGGTGCCTGGGGCCGCAGCTCACGCAGACGCTGGCAGGGCAGACCCGCAAGCTTCAGGCACAG GTGGAGTCCTTCGAGAGCTGGCTCCATGCAGGGAGCGCGGTGCcgcaggagcagctccag CGGTTCCGGCGGCTGAAGGCGGCGCAGGACGCGCTGGAGCGGGCGTACCTGCGGGCACGGGAGGAgcacgggcagcagcagcagcaccccgcaGCCTCGGGGGACTTCGACCCGGAGCG CGCGGTGGAAGGGGAAATATTCTGCCTGGGGATGCGCCTGGAGGAGCTGAAGGAGCGGCTGGAGCGAGCAGCGCGCCCCCCGGGCTCCCCGCACCCCCAGCTGAGCCCAGCGGTCACCGAGggtccccccagcacccaggggaCATCGGGGGACGGCGAGGTGGTGGCAGgggggctgccccggcccctctgGCACAAGCAGCACCGAGCAGAGGAGGACTTTGGGGACCTGCTGGAGCA GTACCAGCACTTCAAGTCCTTGCCGGCATCGCTGAGCCTGGAGCGCCTGAGCCTGGTGGGCAGCGGCTCCCTGGAGGAGGCGGATGGCCCTGTGGAAGGGGACGGTGGCCCCAGGCAGGTCCCCTGCAGGGCACAGTCACTGGAGGAGGGCACCGACCTCGAGACCTCCCCCTC cccccccccgcaGAGGAGAGCCGTGCCGCTGCCCCACAGGGACCCCCTGCGGCTGGAGGGGACCCATGGCCACCACCAGgagcccccagctgccccccggCCGCCACCACCGGTGCTCCCCGATCCCCTGCCACCGCGGGTGCTCCCATCCCGGCACAGCAGTGGGGCGGGCAGCGCTGGCACCCAGCGCCGACCCCTCAAGCCCTGCCACCAGGTGAGCGCTGGGGGCGGTGGGTCCCCGCTGGCCGTCACCCTGCAGGGGTCTCCCGGGGGTGCAGGGCACCCGTCCCGCTCGCAGTTGTTGCAGGAGCAGCGCATGGTGTCGCCGGAGACGGACAGCGGCTTCGTGGGCTCGGAGGCCAGCCGGGTGTCCCCGCTGGTGCGCACCCCCGAGCATCGCCCCCTGGGCACCGG GACGCCAGGCTCGCTGGGACCACCCGCCCCCATCCCCGCACCTCTCCGTCCAACGCAGCAGAAGGATGCGCAGCCGCTGCCCCCCGAGAAGAAGCTGTTGGGCACCTACCCGTCCCCTGGGCACGTGCCCCCCCGGGGCAGCGTTGAGGGGCCCAGcctgccccccagcaccgcctcgcacagcagctccccccagctctGGGCCGAGAGCCCGGGCAGCAAGCTGGGACCCCACGGTGCCGGCGGTGAGCGGCCAGCCCCCGGCactgccccgcgccccccgccaCCACCTTCACCgcctcctgccccctccccagctcacaGCGACTcggagggggggggcaggagctgcgccagcgcctgcagccccctgcccggggggggcaccgccTCGCCATCCCCTGCCCTGGCTCCCTGCGACCTGCTGGGCTCCCGCGTGGAGCGCGA ccaggCCATCCGGGCGCTGCAGGACGAGGTGTGGCGGCTGCGGCGGAGGCTGGAGGAGAGCCTGCGCCGCTCCCGCAGCTACCCCGAAGGAAAGACCCCCCCACGGGGCACCCAGGCCAGGAGGCAGCCGGTGGCGAGTGGCCCCTCGTCCCCCCAGGACACAGCACCAACGGG GGAGCCGAGCCCCCCGGCACGGGGCAGGGTGGCCCCCCCTGCTGTGACAAGGGGCAGGTCGGCATCGCTGCCACGGGACAGGACCGAGCTGGACCTCA GCTCGGAGTTGGGCCACTCGCTGGCTGGGCACAGGGACGGGTGGCACCAGGGCACCCCGGCCGCACAGAAGCGCTCTCGGAGCCCCCCGGGCACGGGGACGGTGCGGGGGCAGTACACAG GGACGCGGTACCGGGTGCCACCGCCCGGCACCCCGGCACCCCGAGGAGAGCcgagcaccccggggtgcccccaGTGCCACGGGAGCAGGATGGCACCAG ccggACCCACGACGGGCGACGCCGTgcggcagccccagcagagcaCCCCCAGGACACGGCGCTGCCCCACGTGCCGGGCACCCCGAGCTGGCCCCACGGCGAGCAGCAGGGACGGAGCCGCACACG AGCTTGGCACCGATGCCACGTCCTTGCCAGGCTCCCGTCCCCGAGCCGAGCCGCCGGAGCAGCCGGGACTGTGGTACCTGGCAGGCGGCCCCCCCGTTGGATACCTCGCCCCCGTGCCCCTCGTGCCTTACGCGCCCCCCCTGCT CTACTGCTCCCCGGCTGTCCCTACCTCAGCCCCGACCCccccgccgtgcccccccccggggctgcccctggcggacctggaggagctgcagcgcTCCCTGGGCCGCGCCGTGGCCGCCGCTCAGCGCGCCAGGAGCAGCACCAAGAGGCTGGGCCGCTCCCTGGCCGCCGAGCTCAGCAGGGCGCGGGGCCTGCGGGGGTCCTGCCTCTTCTGA